The nucleotide sequence TTTTCATTAATGTCAAATAACAGTTTAAGATATTTGTCAAACGTATACAGAACATGCATAATATTGTTAAATTCTTActcaaaacaacaacaaaaccatatatcaaatattattgaccTGTCGTGTATTGTGATTGAGGAAAAACTTCAAACAGATATTGAAAATGAAGTTACCATCAGTATGGTCTGACCACAATAATTGGCTTACAAGCTCTCATTAAAAAAATACCTACACACGCAAACAAATTATGTTCAGGTATGCAGGTTATAAATAAATGCCATCAAAAAATAATACAGGTTCATAAAGAgtgaaaaacacaacaaaaatcaATGTttcacaaacatgacaaatatgtttttctcaattttatttacaatggtTGAAATGTAAAATTGCTGATATAGATTTGTAActtaataaataatttttcaatagGAAGTAAAGAATGATGACAAATCAGACAGTGAGAATGGGGATAATAGTGAAAGTGACGATGACGAAAGCGACAAAGAAAATGTTATTGACAATGATACAGAAGACAAAGATGTGAACCAAGAAGATACAAACACTGTTAACGTGGCagctaaaaataaatataatgataaaaataatacaCGAACAACATCTCAAACAGTGGAAGACGAATACTATCATGATTCTTCTGATGAAGAGGTAGGTGTTTTGATTGGTGGAAAGTATTTTAAGTATTAATGTTATCATCTTATTTGATTGGTTAAATGATTTCTTGTACATCATTAGGAtataaataattgtttgtttaatgGAAAGTATTCTTATTTCTacttatttatcaatatttacaaTAGCAAAACACAATAGGTGATCATGCAGTTGAATATTCTCATAGATAAATGAAGATGTTGTTTATACCCAAAGGAGACAGCAACCCTGCTACTCAGTGATCCAAGACATATTGAAGAAAACATGTAGTCTTCACAATACAGGTGTCGTCTACACTATATGTCAACATGTAAATTGTACAATAAAGTTGATAataatttaaaccaaaaaaatgtgTGCTTTGTTGATTAACAAATAAGTtagagtttagaaaaaaaaacttactttTGGTGTATATTTCAGGATATTCGTAACACAGTGGGTAACATCCCAATGGAATGGTATAGGGACTATCCACATATAGGTTATGATGTAGAGGGAAGAAAGTTAATCAAACCTAAGAAAGGAGATGAATTGGATGAGTTTCTACAGAGAATGGATAATCCAGATTATTGGTTTGTATTAACATGTTAATTAAAAGTAGATTCAtgtgtatggtttttttttcattcaatgtaGAAGAGATCTAGAGAGATTGGAATGTAcctatttctgtaaaatttatatCTTTTCTTCAGTAGGAATTTAAAAGCTGAAGGTGACAAATATTGAtgtttatctttataaaaaaagaaaaaaagttatatcaagctttttctatatttctctaaaggaatagagaaaaaaatagaTCAACACTGGGCCTGCATTTAATGTGAACAGCGAGGTTGACAAccattaaggggagataacttaatATGAACCCTCAAATTAGTTCTGTAGGgaattacatgtatatgatgtTTAGTTTTGATAACAAATGCCATGCATTGAAATGTTTTCAGCAGATGTTAACTTTTGCTTAAAGTTATAGTTATAGTAAACTTGTACACATCAAATATTTAGAATATGTTGATAAAACTAATATATAATCCAATATAATTTTAACCCTAGGAGAACAGTGACAAACAAAATGACGGGACAAAATGTATTACTGACCAAGGAAGATGTCAGTCTGATAGAAGGTCTCATGTTACAGAGGACACCTGGAGGAGCAAAGGAAACATATGAGGTATAAATGTTAAGAGAAAGAAGGCCACCTGATTTCAGAGTTTGTGatgtatttaaattattaaattgtttaaaaacaagGGGGAAAACACAAACTTATAAGCAAAagattgaaaatgaaaacaaaatcctAAACTTACATACAAATAGATTGATTGTATCTAGTTTGAATGGATGTAATCatttatttctaaacattttttttctctcattggTCAATACGTTTACCTTGTTTGATTGACAACTGAAatacactttttcttttttagccatggattGACTTCTTTACACATGAGACAATGATACATCCTGTTACCAACAGACCAGCTGACAAAAGAAGTTTTATTCCATCGAAGTGGGAAAAATTAAAGGTAACTATAAACTTGCAGTAAACAATAGGTGAGTCATGTATGATCATCATGTTAGATCTTCAAGATTCATGTggaattttcaacattttatatttgtgtGATTCTAGTTTCAAGAGTTTCCTTCCAATCTTTCAAAACCTTAGATTATGAAACAACTCTTACTTTGAATTAAAGTATTATTGAAAGCATTTAATAGATGTTTCCCAGTTATATCATACCTGCATACCATGTATGTCATACATACAGTCAGGGGTAcaacttgtacaagtgtattttatttacttgaagaagtaaaaaaaaatatacacatataagtaaataaataatggttgaataatctccccttaattttctaaaaaaattacttgtataagtaaatttttcttacaatcccacaaaaatcctcaagtttgagatgtaaaatcatgcctttcatgatttttcccaggtttgctcaaattttttcattaaagttcaatgtttcatctcattaattcatcaaagaaactgattgagcaaagatcttgtatatttgcgcaaggcaatcaaaaattgctcctttggggcttgtaaatgagcagtgttataAAGAtaagacaaatgggattttctttgtccatgaaattacacttaaatgattagtaaagacatctgtaaagggtacacaatttaaaattctattagagcaaagaaatcttaagaattcaagaaaagaagaaaggatgatttttttacttatacaagtaaaaaattctgaatgcctaagggacataactaagccaattttttttttacctatacaagtaaataaaattcacttgtataagtatcctacaaatttacttatatttgtatatttttttttacttcttcaagtaaataaaatacacttgtacaagtagtacccctgactgacataTATATTTTAGCAGTAATCACTTTCATTATTCATGTTTTTctgattactgtggattcattactaTTCTAGGGGTACAAATCAAGGAACTATCCATTTtctatgcagactttggcaaattacaacaaatcaaatatccatgaaatgCTTATTTTCCTCATTTCACAAAAATGGTATCCATGAAAATGAATGATATTAGAATCCACAGAAGATAATGTCAATCAGATTTAGATTAATATCTTGAcatatttttatagttcgttcttatgttgtactgttataccactgtcccaggttaggaggagggtttggatcctgctaacatgtttaaccccgccacattatttatgtatgtgcctgtcccaagtcaggagcctgtaattcagtggttgtcgtttgtttatgtgttacatatttatttttgttcatttttttacataaaaaaggccgttagttttctggtttgaattggtcttatcggggcctattatagctgattgcagtatgggctcattgttgaaggccgtacagtgacctatagttgttaatgtctgtgtcattttggtcttttgtggatagttgtctcattggcaatcataccacatcttctttttttatattgccaTGATAAAAATTAATGAATGTACAACTATATATCATATAGTGACTCTATTTTTAGCTACTGTATTACAAGGAAGGCAGAACATGGATAACAGTGGTTTATTGTAATGTTCAGGATGCCATGCTAATACATTTGTACCTTCAATTAAAATAATGGTTAGACTTAATAAGATGTATGTATATTTGTAGGTTGGTCAGATGGTACATGCTATAAAGATGGGATGGATGAAAAGAAGCACAGAGAAAAAAGAGAAAGAAGACGATGAGCCCAAATACCATATGTTGTGGAAAGATGATGAGGAGGTATACGTAGGAGTTATCTCCTCTTTAGTTCTTACTTCATCATTTATTGAGGCAGTTttcaaaaaagtattaaaaagaaaatagaaaatttcCAAACGTTTTGGGCTCACCTTGGGAAGAATGTTAAAGTGAGGCATGGgtgttaaatattttgatatcacAGCTTATTATTTAAGATTGCTTTTTCAAGAAGTTTTTTGTATCctaattttttacacattttcatGATTTATGTTTTAAACATAGTAAAAGCCGGGAAGAAGTATTTATGATGGGCCATTGATATGTGTTAGGCAAACCATCATATCAATGTTTATGTAATTCCCATATAATTGATTGATCATTGGGGGAGGGAAGAATTGATGTTACCTCAGACATGATGAATTTGTCATGTTTGGATTAATTACACTTTTGTTAAAGATTCATAAATTTTAATTAGCatatttacattatatttttagaaTGAGGCCACAAGGAGATATCGAGCGAATATTCCAGCACCTAAAGCTACACTTCCAGGTCATGTGGAATCTTATAATCCACCTCCAGAATACTTATTTACCAAGGAGGAGGTCAGTATAATCATCTTAAGTGTCAATTTAAGACTAGAGAATGGTAACAAATcattacaacaaaaaactaaagatagagaatGGTAACAAATcattacaacaaaaaactaaagatagagaatGGTAACAAATcattacaacaaaaaactaaagatagagaatGGTAACAAATCATTACAAcataaaactaaagattgagaaTAATAACTTAACAAAAcataacacagaaaactaaagattgagaatagtaataaaacataacacagaaaactaaagattgagaatggtaacaaaaaataatacagaaaactTAAAGATTGAGAATAGTAATAAAACATaatacagaaaactaaagattgagaatagtaataaaacataatacagaaaactaaagattgagaatggtaacaaaaaataatacagaaaactaaagattgagaatagtaataaaacataatacagaaaactaaagattgagaatagtaataaaacataatacagaaaactaaagattgagaatagtaataaaacataatacagaaaactaaagattgagaatagtaataaaacataatacagaaaactaaagattgagaatagtaataaaacataatacagaaaactaaagattgagaatagtaataaaacataatacagaaaactaaagattgagaaTAGTAATATAACATAGGAAAAATGCACCTATATTTAAGTTGTAGACTTCTTTGAAAGGGAATGATATGATATTTGCTTATGCTTCAGTATTCATGTTAACTTTATCAATTGAATGCAGTGACACAGATTCAGACTCAGTATTGGTCTTGTTTAGTGTAATTTTAAtgattgattttttgttgaaaatatttctgtCCAGTTTTTTCCCCCACCTTATGTAACACAATGTGTTACATAACAATATTTTACAAGGTGCAGACATTTATCGTAGACTTTAATTGCATTGTGCATTGTCAACTGCCCCCAACctagtacatgtattatttaataGCTAGACTACTCAATGAACTGTTGAGATTTATGACTATTGTTGAAAGCTGATGGATGACCCCTCTGAACTATATAAGATCCAGTTTAGGACTCGAACAGATAGATTGGTACAGAGAGATTCCTACAGATAGATTCCGACaggagattccgccaaggtctcccccTCGTGGGTAGGCTGGAATTAATGCACTTAATATTTCCGAATATACCCCAACAGGACAGAACAGTTATACTACTATACAATCATGTGTCCGTTTGACAATttattgaacattcgaacaattcaacTTGAAAGACACtttgtgaacattcgaacatttgaactttagacacactcttgactttgtaattatataataaaattatttgatccTATTACTGACTTCTTTACACTTATaagtaataataatattttaaagataagTTTGTCCAAAACTATGTATTTACTACCAGAGACTGCACATGTTTTAGTATGTCCCCGCCGTAGctgagggggcattaagtttcacccttgtctgtctgtttgtatgtctgtcccaaaattggtttctgttctctaactttatttggcctcaaacaaatgttatgaaacttatttcTTTAATAGGAAGAACAATGGCTATCACAAGAACCAGAAGAAAGAAGAATGAATTTTATTCCAAAGAAATATGACAGCTTAAGATTAGTACCAGCATACTCAAGTTTTGTTAAGGAAAGATTTGAAAGATGTTTAGATTTATATTTATGTCCAAGACAACAGCAAACAAGGGTAAGCAATATATTTAGCCTAAACATAAATATCGAATAATTCAAAGGAGTAATCTGTTGATTAATGTTTTATGTCAATAGCAATAAATCTGTTATTGATTTCAATATCacaaaatatttcctttttttaaaaccaactaaattattttgtttatcagtgaaataatttttaaatgtgaaaccttctttttaaactgttattttcaaaagaaatataaGTTTCATTGGGGTTGGAATTTTTTCTGTACTGTACTGtacaatttaaacaaacaaatttggTAATTGCTTTCTCAAAACTCATTGAAATCTCTGACAACCATACCTTAGGAATATTCTCttactttaaaatattattaaCCTAAAAGTTCTACAAAGTATGAGGAATCATAACTGTTAAGTAACACATCATATAAGCATATGTCATTGATCATAtttgcaaatgcaaaaaataattatttagtaAACACTCTTTTATTGTTTTGATGATACAACAGTGAAAggcatgaataatttttatttacagatgAACATTAATCCAGAAGATTTAATACCCAAGCTGCCAAAACCTAAAGATCTACAACCATTTCCTACACAGCAAGCTATTGTAAGTCATCAAGAGTTCTCTCCCTTGGAATCTATAACACTCTTCTATCAATGATGGCTAGGTTCAGTGATCAATATACATAAAATCGGTATTAATGAATCAATATTAGCCTAGCCAGCTGTCCAATCTAAttgaattgatttgaaaaatattatatttgaattactGATTCTAGAGGGGGGTCTCATCCCGATTTCCCGGTTTTAATATCagaaaatcccgaaatcccggacatattttgttaaaaatcccAATCCCGATAAACAAGAAatcaccatttatttattaaagagGTCCCCCACTATTTTAGGTAACGAATAGACACATCTGACACATCTTTTAAAGGAGGCCGTCCTGGTAAACTTTGAAAATTAAACCCTCTGAGTAATGTTGTTCTTAATTATTTGCTTTCCTGAATTTGTgcattttaaacaatatattcagTACGTACATTTTAAACACGTCAAGTTGGggtatttgttttcttcaaaattgtagaatgtcataaatatttttatatgatatttgatTATAGAGAAGACTGTGTCTGTGAAATTATCTGTGTAGTAAGGCCAAGAAAAAATACAGGTGTTTCAGGTAACATCCCCTAAAAAATTAGGATAGGTAggaaagcaaaattatttttttttcaaacgtttTTGACTGGTTCATATGGAAGAAAAATTCTGACTTTATAAGTGCTTGTCCACATAACATCGAAAAAGCTTTAGTTGTAGAGTTAGATTATAGGTACTTAAAATTGGGGTAGATATATTTAAGGGTACCGGAAACACATGTGTTTTCTTTTAGGTCTTATATAATCTTACTCTTATTGAAAATATCCAAATCAAGTCTAACTTTTGGGAAGGGTTGTAAAGAGGCGTTATGTTCACGGACAAATgcgaaataaaattcaaatttcacgatgaacgaaaaataaaaaaaaaattgtttgcatgTTGCCGTTTTTACCAATTTCACAGTGAAGCACGAACTGTTTTCACGGAAGgttgaaattaaaaatggcaaaacacgttgcacgaaaataacctttaccaccctctttggGTATACTGATCCTCTAAATCAGAGCGACACTAATACCAAGGAGATTAGACTTTTATCATGAATTTTGGTTGGCATTTCATTCGTGTACAGTGGATATTAAatatggcactggctacggttatttaaaaaaaaaaaacgagcagAAAATAACAATAAGATCTGATCTAGATACGATTCTGATTGAAGTATTATGAAAATGGCACTTTTATCTGTCCAAGGTACAGTTTTTTGTCAATCCcgttatatttcaacagaaaaatCCCGATTTCCCATGGCTAAAAACGTGGGTTTCCCGTATCCCGATGTTTTTCTATCCCGAATTCCCGATCTTTAAAAAAGGCAATCCCAATTTCCCGTTGCTAAAATCGGTCAATCCCGGCGTCCCGAAAATGGTCTCGCCCCCCTCATTCTATGtcttcatttaaatttaaaaacttacctttttGCCGAAGCAGAAAATCATATTTAGTTTATCCTTTCAAAATATGATTCTGTTCTCTGACTTTAGTTAGCCAAATGatatgaaaaatctacacaaTGCTGATAACTATCAGACACTTTTAGATTTagaatttgggtggtgtcacttgCACGGTTCTTGAGTTATGGccttttataaatggaaaaattacttAATTTGCTGTTTTTACAATCTTAACTTTTGTTTGTCTCAAGTAGATGTTttaacacttatatatatatatataaatacacaaCACTTATTACCACCAAATATCAAGTCTAAAATTGGTTGATATCATGTTTGGCATTTttggattatttccctttgaaaattatTTAGAAGCATTGGAATTTATTATTAGCCTGAAAAGTTGCAATAGATTATTCACATTGACTttgaattttgaaagttgaaagttAAAAGTTACTTGTGCTTCAGGTATGTTGACCTTAATCAAAATAGCagtcaaatataaatatttaaaatatttaatgtgtttttatgacattttttttatttataagtaaACCACATGGTCAGTTATGGTCTGGATAACTGAAGATAATGTTACTGACAGTAGATACTAAGACCCAGTTCTAATAGTATTATTTGACCACatctattcaaatttatattttttttcagatttataaAGGCCATACAGATATTGTTAGATGTATATCTGCTGACCCAACAGGACAATGGTTAGCCTCAGGTAAGATAAACATTATTACGGGAAATTCTGAACAGTTGCAATGTTGTTATACTGCCAAATTTGTGACATGAtaggtttttcaaaaataaaaagttccattttaaattttgaaaacataatGTGTATGCATTTTTGTTGTACGTTCATTTGTTCAACAATCACAGTTATTAATGCAcacaaaattttttaatttgcaGTCTCATATTTTACTTCATTATCAATGTACTCTGAAAAGTTAGGATGGATAAGCTTTTTACCTGGGATCCAcatgaaaataaggaaatgtcAAAGGAGAAGTAATCCAACAAATGGAAGGCATCTAGCTTTATCGCTCCGCGGGTAAATTATcatgttgtgattggtttaaagaCGTCacatggtgaccccctatgagaccgtagggggttagtaaatttcataggggttCATGACgtgttaatggtgacgtcatctatcgatgttgttgtgtttcattgtttatatttcaacataacgcagcagaaaaagtccagcgtgcgataaattcgttatacggttaactactgaccctctatggatccgtagggggtcagtagcgaaccatttAACTTATAATAGACATATATAGGTTAAGGATTTGCAATAATGACTGCTCACATTAACTTCTTAGTAAATTTGAcgtacaaaaatttataaaatacagtGAAACTAAACATTTGTATATGAAATATCCATTAGTATATAGTTacaatttcaatatattaaacTGAAAATCTACATCTTAATCATACAACATACTGGGTTAAAAGTTGTTTAAGCAATGCAGGTACCAACTAAGTTAGATTATAGCTTTCAAGTTAAGAACAAGTGCTATGAAGGTTCTATTGTATTAAGACTACCTTAGTGATCACTATTAacttgttttgaatatttttcaggCTGTGATGATGAAACAGTGAAGTTTTGGGAGGTGTTAACAGGGAGATGTATGAAAACATTAAAGGTGTCAGGTACCCCTAGATGTATTGCCTGGAACCCTAACCCTGCCATCTGTCTTTGTCTTGTAGCTGTGTAAGTTTGTATTCAGTAATATTAACAGGGAGATGTATGAAAACATTAAAGGTGTCCGGTACCCCTAGATGTATTGCCTGGAACCCTAACCCTGCCATCTGTCTTTGTCTTGTAGCTGTGTAAGTTTGTATTCAGTAACATGTTATCAACATCATTTCTTATGATAAAAGAATGCATATGTTGTCATAATTTAGCATTACAGTATGAACACACAAAGATGTTAGATATGTAGGTG is from Mytilus galloprovincialis chromosome 6, xbMytGall1.hap1.1, whole genome shotgun sequence and encodes:
- the LOC143080786 gene encoding ribosome biogenesis protein bop1-like isoform X2, producing MDLFHDKSASESDGDTTDSEESVYSGLEEEPDTSDDEEVKNDDKSDSENGDNSESDDDESDKENVIDNDTEDKDVNQEDTNTVNVAAKNKYNDKNNTRTTSQTVEDEYYHDSSDEEDIRNTVGNIPMEWYRDYPHIGYDVEGRKLIKPKKGDELDEFLQRMDNPDYWRTVTNKMTGQNVLLTKEDVSLIEGLMLQRTPGGAKETYEPWIDFFTHETMIHPVTNRPADKRSFIPSKWEKLKVGQMVHAIKMGWMKRSTEKKEKEDDEPKYHMLWKDDEENEATRRYRANIPAPKATLPGHVESYNPPPEYLFTKEEEEQWLSQEPEERRMNFIPKKYDSLRLVPAYSSFVKERFERCLDLYLCPRQQQTRMNINPEDLIPKLPKPKDLQPFPTQQAIIYKGHTDIVRCISADPTGQWLASGCDDETVKFWEVLTGRCMKTLKVSGTPRCIAWNPNPAICLCLVAVDQSLLVLNPGLGDKVLISNTDSMIQNKETSEPAGKSPPLNWTVCEDDQYDEGYRFILSHPKEITHVSWHGKGDYFASVMPKGDSKAVLIHQLSKQRSQNPFSKPKGLVQCVYFHPIRPFLFVATQRYIRVYNLLKQELTKKLMTSCRWVSSMSIHSGGDNLVIGSYDCKLTWFDLDLSTKPYQTLRHHKKAIRQVSFHKRYPLFASASDDGTVIVCHGMVYNDLLQNPLIVPVKVLHGHKITKDLGVIDCEFHPTQPWVFSSGADGTIRLFT
- the LOC143080786 gene encoding ribosome biogenesis protein bop1-like isoform X4 → MVIWSIARMDLFHDKSASESDGDTTDSEESVYSGLEEEPDTSDDEEVKNDDKSDSENGDNSESDDDESDKENVIDNDTEDKDVNQEDTNTVNVAAKNKYNDKNNTRTTSQTVEDEYYHDSSDEEDIRNTVGNIPMEWYRDYPHIGYDVEGRKLIKPKKGDELDEFLQRMDNPDYWRTVTNKMTGQNVLLTKEDVSLIEGLMLQRTPGGAKETYEPWIDFFTHETMIHPVTNRPADKRSFIPSKWEKLKVGQMVHAIKMGWMKRSTEKKEKEDDEPKYHMLWKDDEENEATRRYRANIPAPKATLPGHVESYNPPPEYLFTKEEEEQWLSQEPEERRMNFIPKKYDSLRLVPAYSSFVKERFERCLDLYLCPRQQQTRMNINPEDLIPKLPKPKDLQPFPTQQAIIYKGHTDIVRCISADPTGQWLASGCDDETVKFWEVLTGRCMKTLKVSGTPRCIAWNPNPAICLCLVAVDQSLLVLNPGLGDKVLISNTDSMIQNKETSEPAGKSPPLNWTVCEDDQYDEGYRFILSHPKEITHVSWHGKGDYFASVMPKGDSKAVLIHQLSKQRSQNPFSKPKGLVQCVYFHPIRPFLFVATQRYIRVYNLLKQELTKKLMTSCRWVSSMSIHSGGDNLVIGSYDCKLTWFDLDLSTKPYQTLR
- the LOC143080786 gene encoding ribosome biogenesis protein bop1-B-like isoform X1, whose product is MVIWSIARMDLFHDKSASESDGDTTDSEESVYSGLEEEPDTSDDEEVKNDDKSDSENGDNSESDDDESDKENVIDNDTEDKDVNQEDTNTVNVAAKNKYNDKNNTRTTSQTVEDEYYHDSSDEEDIRNTVGNIPMEWYRDYPHIGYDVEGRKLIKPKKGDELDEFLQRMDNPDYWRTVTNKMTGQNVLLTKEDVSLIEGLMLQRTPGGAKETYEPWIDFFTHETMIHPVTNRPADKRSFIPSKWEKLKVGQMVHAIKMGWMKRSTEKKEKEDDEPKYHMLWKDDEENEATRRYRANIPAPKATLPGHVESYNPPPEYLFTKEEEEQWLSQEPEERRMNFIPKKYDSLRLVPAYSSFVKERFERCLDLYLCPRQQQTRMNINPEDLIPKLPKPKDLQPFPTQQAIIYKGHTDIVRCISADPTGQWLASGCDDETVKFWEVLTGRCMKTLKVSGTPRCIAWNPNPAICLCLVAVDQSLLVLNPGLGDKVLISNTDSMIQNKETSEPAGKSPPLNWTVCEDDQYDEGYRFILSHPKEITHVSWHGKGDYFASVMPKGDSKAVLIHQLSKQRSQNPFSKPKGLVQCVYFHPIRPFLFVATQRYIRVYNLLKQELTKKLMTSCRWVSSMSIHSGGDNLVIGSYDCKLTWFDLDLSTKPYQTLRHHKKAIRQVSFHKRYPLFASASDDGTVIVCHGMVYNDLLQNPLIVPVKVLHGHKITKDLGVIDCEFHPTQPWVFSSGADGTIRLFT